TATTGCAGATCGCCGAACGCTTCGCTCAACCGCGTCACCGCCTGCTCAACGACTGATCGTGGCGTCGCAAGGTTAAACCGCAAGAAGCTCTCACCACCGCTCCCAAAGGTTGGCCCGTGATTGGCTGCGATCTTCGCGCCCTTCTCGACCCGCGCGGTAAAATCCTCCGGGCTCATACCCGTTCCGGCAAAATCCACCCAAGCCAGATAGGTCGATTGAAGCGGCATCGAACGCAACCCCGGAATCGCGTTCACCCCCGCATCGAAAATCTTTCGATTACCGTCGAGATAGGCACAAAGCGCATCAACCCAAGCCGCCCCTTCGGGGGAATAGGCCGCCTCTGCCATATGTAGTCCGAACGAATTTGGCGAAATCCCCAGCCCCATCATCCGCGCGCCGAACTGGCCGCGCAGCGTCTCATCGGGGATAATCACGTTGCCCACATGGCTGCCTGCGATGTTGAACGTCTTGGTGGTGGCCGTCATCATCACCAGCCGGTCTTCAACACCCTCGATCAACGCCATCGGCGTATGTGTCTGCCCCGGCATCACAAGATCATGGTGAATCTCATCCGAAACCAGGATCAGATCATGCTTTTTCGCAAACGCCGCCACTTCGCCAAGCTCGGCAGGTGACCAGACCCGCCCGCCCGGATTATGTGGCGAGCACAGAACCACCATCTTCTCGCGACCATCAAGCAGCGCACCATAGCTGTCGAAATCCATCTCGTAACGCCCATCGCGCAGCACCATCGGGCATTCAACAACCCGCCGCCCGTTGGCTTTGATCACCTTGGCAAACGCGTGATAAACCGGCG
This is a stretch of genomic DNA from Aquicoccus sp. G2-2. It encodes these proteins:
- a CDS encoding MalY/PatB family protein — protein: MNFDEVIDRQGTHSVKWDMMEKIYGVPADEGISMWVADMDFRPPECVQTALGKALDHGIYGYYGDDSGYRAAIAWWMKERHGWTIEPEWIFTTHGLVNGTAMCVDTWTQPGDGVVLFTPVYHAFAKVIKANGRRVVECPMVLRDGRYEMDFDSYGALLDGREKMVVLCSPHNPGGRVWSPAELGEVAAFAKKHDLILVSDEIHHDLVMPGQTHTPMALIEGVEDRLVMMTATTKTFNIAGSHVGNVIIPDETLRGQFGARMMGLGISPNSFGLHMAEAAYSPEGAAWVDALCAYLDGNRKIFDAGVNAIPGLRSMPLQSTYLAWVDFAGTGMSPEDFTARVEKGAKIAANHGPTFGSGGESFLRFNLATPRSVVEQAVTRLSEAFGDLQ